A part of Paenarthrobacter sp. A20 genomic DNA contains:
- the fdxA gene encoding ferredoxin, which produces MSYVIAQPCVDVKDKACIEECPVDCIYEGERSLYIHPSECVDCGACDPVCPVEAIYYADDVPDEWADYVRANVEFFEELGSPQGANGLGNLGRDHPVIAAEPLRVA; this is translated from the coding sequence ATGAGCTACGTGATCGCCCAGCCCTGCGTTGATGTCAAGGACAAAGCGTGCATCGAGGAATGCCCCGTGGACTGCATCTACGAGGGCGAACGCTCGCTCTATATCCACCCGTCTGAATGTGTGGACTGCGGGGCATGCGATCCTGTGTGCCCCGTTGAGGCGATCTACTACGCGGACGATGTCCCGGATGAATGGGCCGACTACGTTAGGGCCAACGTGGAGTTCTTCGAGGAACTGGGCTCGCCGCAGGGCGCGAACGGTTTGGGCAACCTGGGCCGCGATCACCCGGTGATCGCGGCGGAGCCCCTGCGGGTTGCTTAG
- a CDS encoding aldehyde dehydrogenase family protein: MTSTALETTLAVNTNPGQHSSITAQHLINGQWLGEGDTQRMNPARPEELAALSPSGTAGDLDAAVTAAAAAQPGWAAMPAPSRGAILIAAGNLLIERQAAIAEDLVREEGKTLAEAKGEVKRASDVLRFFGSLGWAATGEVLPSGLPDTTITTRREPLGVIGLITPWNFPIAIPAWKTAPALISGNTVVIKPAELTPLSATHLARALQDAGLPAGVFNVVHGKGRVVGDALARDPRIAGMSFTGSTNVGLGLQEILNGRRARVQLEMGGKNGVLVLDDADARKAAQVVAAGAFGLTGQACTATSRVYVTPGIRAAFLDALVQEAAAYSTGDGLDPDARMGAVVSRQQFEQDQAAVRTAVERGATLLHGSHDGDPNGPLFFPAAVLADLAFDDAAVTEEIFGPVVAVLEVPDYEAGLAAINDSRYGLTAGICTDSLALATDFAARAQAGVVKVNRPTAGLDLNVPFGGVKDSSTNTFREQGRSALDFYTWGKTVYTGV, translated from the coding sequence ATGACGTCCACAGCCCTGGAAACCACCCTTGCCGTGAATACCAACCCCGGACAACACTCCAGCATCACCGCACAACACCTCATCAACGGCCAATGGCTGGGCGAAGGCGACACCCAGCGGATGAACCCGGCCCGTCCGGAAGAGCTCGCCGCACTCTCTCCCAGCGGTACTGCCGGGGACCTTGACGCCGCCGTCACGGCAGCCGCAGCAGCCCAGCCGGGCTGGGCTGCCATGCCCGCACCGTCGCGGGGCGCCATCCTCATCGCTGCCGGCAACCTGTTGATCGAACGCCAGGCTGCCATCGCCGAGGACCTGGTCCGTGAAGAAGGCAAAACCCTGGCCGAGGCCAAAGGCGAGGTCAAGCGGGCCTCTGACGTCCTCCGTTTCTTCGGCTCCCTCGGCTGGGCCGCCACCGGTGAGGTGCTGCCCAGCGGATTGCCGGACACCACCATCACCACACGCCGCGAGCCGCTGGGCGTCATCGGCCTCATTACCCCGTGGAACTTCCCCATCGCCATCCCGGCATGGAAGACAGCCCCGGCCCTGATCAGCGGGAACACCGTGGTCATCAAGCCGGCTGAACTCACGCCGTTGTCGGCAACCCACCTGGCCCGTGCACTCCAGGACGCCGGACTGCCCGCGGGCGTGTTCAACGTGGTGCACGGAAAGGGCCGCGTGGTGGGTGATGCCCTGGCCCGGGATCCGCGCATCGCCGGAATGTCCTTCACGGGCTCCACCAATGTGGGCCTCGGACTGCAGGAGATCCTGAACGGCCGCCGTGCCCGGGTCCAGCTGGAAATGGGCGGCAAGAACGGTGTCCTGGTCCTCGACGACGCCGATGCCCGCAAGGCTGCCCAGGTGGTGGCGGCAGGTGCTTTCGGCCTGACGGGACAAGCCTGCACGGCAACCTCGCGCGTGTACGTGACGCCGGGAATCCGCGCTGCGTTCCTGGACGCACTGGTCCAGGAGGCCGCTGCATACAGCACCGGAGACGGTCTTGACCCGGATGCCCGGATGGGCGCCGTGGTGAGCAGGCAGCAATTCGAACAGGACCAGGCCGCGGTGCGTACCGCCGTCGAACGCGGCGCAACGCTCCTGCACGGAAGCCACGACGGCGACCCGAACGGTCCGCTGTTCTTCCCGGCCGCGGTTCTGGCTGACCTGGCATTCGACGACGCCGCGGTCACCGAAGAAATTTTCGGTCCCGTGGTTGCAGTACTTGAGGTGCCCGATTACGAGGCCGGCCTCGCTGCCATCAACGATTCCCGCTATGGCCTCACCGCCGGCATCTGCACGGACTCACTGGCCCTCGCGACGGACTTTGCCGCACGGGCGCAGGCCGGCGTGGTCAAGGTCAACCGCCCCACCGCGGGGCTGGACCTCAACGTGCCTTTCGGCGGCGTGAAGGACTCCTCAACAAATACCTTCCGTGAGCAAGGCAGGTCCGCCCTGGACTTCTACACGTGGGGCAAGACCGTCTACACGGGTGTGTAG
- a CDS encoding SDR family oxidoreductase: protein MDLGIAGKTALIAASTGGLGLAVARALAAEGVRVAIVGRRRDRAKEIVGELQAAYGTGSLGTSGFDAVAIEADLTTAEGIESAIEQTVADLGPIDILVLNGPGPKPGAAATLSSDDIAAAFDLLVKPHHALVSHVLPGMRERRWGRILAIGSSGVVAPLPNLAVSNTGRAALAGYLKTLAAEVALDEVTVNLLLPGRIATDRVTQLDQAAAKRRGTTMEDIQLESRKTIPARRYGEPAEFGAAAAFLCSAPASYITGVALRCDGGLIRSL, encoded by the coding sequence ATGGACCTGGGAATTGCCGGCAAGACCGCGTTGATTGCTGCGTCCACGGGTGGGCTGGGCCTGGCCGTGGCGCGTGCCTTGGCTGCCGAGGGAGTACGGGTGGCGATCGTTGGCCGCCGCAGGGACCGCGCCAAGGAGATCGTCGGGGAACTGCAGGCTGCGTACGGGACTGGCTCACTGGGTACCAGCGGTTTTGACGCCGTCGCCATCGAGGCCGACCTCACCACTGCCGAAGGCATCGAGTCCGCCATTGAACAGACCGTGGCGGACTTGGGACCCATCGACATCCTGGTCCTCAACGGTCCCGGCCCCAAGCCCGGCGCCGCCGCGACCTTGAGTTCGGACGACATCGCCGCGGCCTTCGATCTCCTGGTCAAACCCCATCACGCCTTGGTATCGCACGTCCTTCCGGGGATGCGGGAACGGCGTTGGGGCCGCATCCTGGCCATCGGATCCAGCGGCGTCGTCGCTCCGCTGCCCAACCTCGCCGTCTCCAACACCGGACGCGCTGCCCTGGCCGGGTACCTCAAGACGCTCGCCGCTGAAGTGGCGTTGGATGAAGTCACCGTGAACCTGCTGCTGCCCGGCCGGATCGCCACGGATCGTGTCACCCAGCTGGACCAAGCCGCCGCCAAACGACGCGGCACCACCATGGAAGACATCCAGCTCGAATCCCGCAAGACCATCCCTGCACGCCGCTATGGAGAACCCGCCGAGTTCGGTGCGGCCGCCGCGTTCCTGTGCAGCGCGCCGGCGTCGTACATCACCGGAGTCGCGCTCAGGTGCGACGGCGGACTGATCCGCAGCCTCTAA
- a CDS encoding dihydrodipicolinate synthase family protein: MTQSFAPKNRESLPAGVWGVVATPFQGSTLDVDLDSLAGLVEHYEAIGATGLTVLGVFGEAAALTAEERRDVLETVVECTSLPLVVGVTALATRTAIEEVLAAQEVAGSRLGAVMVQANSAKAGTVIDHLEAIHRATGAKVVLQDYPLASGVSIATSALISVVNACEYVIAVKAEAPPTSVAIAELSAAVGVSIFGGLGGQGLLDELMAGAAGAMTGFSYPEALIACVRAWQEDGYEAAQRELLPYLPLINFEQQAKVALAIRKECLRERGLIKDPGVRAPAAGFPENLRTSMGTHLGEAASALETAKTTVGSF; the protein is encoded by the coding sequence ATGACGCAATCCTTTGCGCCCAAAAACAGAGAATCCCTGCCTGCAGGCGTGTGGGGCGTCGTAGCCACACCGTTCCAAGGCAGCACACTGGACGTTGACCTGGACAGTCTGGCCGGGCTTGTGGAGCACTACGAAGCCATCGGCGCCACCGGGCTCACCGTCCTGGGCGTCTTCGGCGAAGCAGCCGCGCTCACGGCCGAGGAGCGCCGGGATGTCCTGGAAACCGTGGTCGAATGCACCTCGCTCCCTTTGGTCGTTGGCGTGACCGCCCTGGCCACCCGCACTGCCATCGAGGAAGTACTTGCAGCCCAGGAAGTGGCCGGCAGCCGGCTCGGGGCCGTGATGGTTCAGGCCAACTCTGCCAAAGCTGGGACGGTGATTGACCATCTGGAGGCCATTCACCGTGCTACCGGCGCCAAGGTGGTCCTGCAGGATTACCCACTGGCCAGCGGTGTCAGCATCGCGACGTCCGCGCTGATCTCCGTGGTCAACGCCTGCGAGTACGTGATCGCCGTTAAGGCCGAAGCGCCGCCCACCAGCGTCGCGATCGCGGAGCTGAGTGCCGCCGTCGGCGTTTCCATCTTTGGTGGTCTTGGCGGGCAGGGCCTGCTGGACGAACTCATGGCCGGTGCGGCCGGCGCCATGACGGGGTTCTCCTACCCCGAAGCCTTGATCGCCTGTGTACGGGCGTGGCAAGAGGACGGCTACGAGGCCGCCCAACGCGAGTTGCTGCCCTACCTGCCGCTGATCAACTTTGAGCAGCAGGCCAAGGTGGCGTTGGCCATCCGCAAGGAATGCCTGCGCGAACGCGGCCTCATCAAGGACCCGGGCGTCCGGGCGCCAGCGGCGGGCTTCCCCGAGAACCTGCGGACCAGCATGGGGACGCACCTGGGCGAAGCAGCGTCGGCGCTGGAGACCGCGAAAACAACAGTGGGGAGCTTCTGA
- a CDS encoding enoyl-CoA hydratase-related protein, with amino-acid sequence MTAVVESRVDTVTLTIENHVATVVIDRQHVLNAVDATAQARLNGIWDQLENDPSVRVVVITGAGSRAFSVGADMSASAVDKTGLEYWAGLDPNGFGGLSLRTTLDIPVIARVNGYALGGGMEMVLGADIVVAADTAKFGLTEPRVGRLALDGGIHQLVRRIPHTQAMGMLLTGRKADAAEMHSMGLVNEVVPAEELDAAVQRWVDQIVACAPTSVRAVKQMVTQTTHLTAKEARGLRLPALMAALDSEDSAEGVRAFQEKRPPVWPGR; translated from the coding sequence GTGACGGCTGTTGTGGAGTCCCGCGTTGACACCGTGACCCTGACCATTGAGAACCACGTGGCAACGGTGGTCATCGATCGCCAGCATGTCCTCAACGCCGTCGATGCCACCGCCCAAGCCCGGCTCAACGGGATCTGGGACCAGCTGGAGAACGATCCATCAGTGCGTGTCGTCGTGATCACGGGCGCCGGATCCCGTGCCTTCTCGGTGGGCGCGGACATGTCTGCCTCCGCCGTGGACAAGACGGGCCTTGAATACTGGGCCGGCCTGGATCCCAACGGCTTCGGCGGCCTGAGCCTGCGCACCACCCTCGATATCCCGGTGATCGCCCGAGTCAACGGCTACGCCCTGGGCGGCGGCATGGAGATGGTGCTCGGCGCAGACATCGTGGTGGCGGCCGATACCGCAAAGTTCGGCCTGACCGAGCCTCGCGTGGGGCGGTTGGCGCTCGACGGCGGCATCCACCAGTTGGTGCGGCGGATCCCGCACACGCAGGCCATGGGCATGCTGCTGACCGGTCGCAAAGCCGACGCCGCGGAAATGCACTCCATGGGCCTGGTCAACGAGGTGGTTCCGGCTGAAGAGCTGGACGCCGCGGTGCAGCGCTGGGTGGACCAGATCGTTGCCTGCGCCCCCACGTCGGTCCGGGCAGTGAAGCAGATGGTCACGCAGACCACCCACCTCACGGCCAAGGAGGCCCGTGGCCTTCGCCTGCCAGCCCTCATGGCTGCCTTGGACAGCGAAGACTCAGCCGAAGGCGTCCGCGCTTTCCAGGAAAAACGCCCGCCTGTCTGGCCGGGCCGCTAG
- a CDS encoding CaiB/BaiF CoA-transferase family protein → MSTVTVEPEQQESTTAALATGSPATVPLPLDGIKIVDFTQVFMGPSCTQLLGDYGADIIKVERPGAGDISRNSFPDQDGQDNPIFLSINRNKRSVSIDTRTEEGREVLHRLLADADVVVSNFRSGVMERMGFGYEELKATNPGIIWASGTGFGPAGPYSHKGGQDAIAQAYSGVMWRRESEDTKPAIYPTTLCDYITGMHLMQGILLALRTRESSGVGQRVEVTMYDSMLHLQMQEACMQLNRGYEVNWGAMPLSGVFETTDGAVCMVGGFTPDPLARISDALGLDEDLTQRPEFSSLEQQFKNKPALQAIFREHIATNSTEYWTHQLEEQGLLNAPVHTLEQALADAQTEANGMIVEVEHPSVGTVRMLNAPIRLSATPPSIRRAAPRLGEHNVEVLLENGFDQETIERLQQLGVLR, encoded by the coding sequence ATGAGCACCGTGACCGTAGAACCAGAACAGCAGGAAAGCACGACGGCGGCACTCGCCACCGGGTCTCCCGCAACCGTGCCGCTCCCGCTGGATGGCATCAAGATCGTGGATTTCACGCAGGTGTTCATGGGCCCATCCTGCACGCAACTGCTGGGTGACTACGGCGCGGACATCATCAAGGTGGAACGCCCGGGCGCCGGTGACATCTCGCGCAACTCCTTCCCGGACCAGGACGGCCAGGACAACCCGATCTTCCTGTCCATCAACCGCAACAAGCGCAGCGTCTCCATCGACACCCGCACCGAAGAAGGCCGCGAGGTGCTGCACCGGCTGCTCGCCGATGCAGACGTAGTGGTCAGCAACTTCCGCTCCGGTGTCATGGAGCGCATGGGCTTCGGCTACGAAGAGCTCAAGGCCACGAACCCGGGGATCATCTGGGCATCGGGCACCGGTTTCGGACCTGCCGGCCCGTACTCCCACAAGGGTGGCCAGGACGCGATCGCGCAGGCATACTCCGGTGTGATGTGGCGGCGCGAGTCCGAAGACACCAAGCCGGCCATCTACCCCACCACCTTGTGCGACTACATCACCGGCATGCACCTCATGCAGGGCATCCTGCTGGCGTTGCGCACCCGGGAAAGCTCCGGAGTTGGCCAGCGTGTGGAGGTGACCATGTATGACTCCATGCTGCACCTGCAGATGCAGGAGGCGTGCATGCAGCTCAACCGCGGTTACGAGGTCAACTGGGGTGCCATGCCCCTGAGCGGCGTCTTCGAAACCACTGACGGTGCCGTGTGCATGGTGGGTGGCTTCACGCCGGACCCGCTGGCCCGGATCTCCGACGCCCTGGGGCTGGATGAGGACCTGACGCAGCGTCCGGAATTCTCCAGCCTGGAACAGCAGTTCAAGAACAAGCCGGCGTTGCAGGCGATCTTCCGGGAGCACATCGCCACCAACTCCACCGAGTACTGGACCCACCAACTCGAGGAGCAAGGACTGCTCAACGCTCCGGTGCACACCTTGGAGCAGGCGTTGGCGGATGCACAGACAGAAGCCAACGGCATGATCGTGGAAGTCGAACACCCCTCAGTAGGCACGGTCCGCATGCTGAACGCGCCCATCCGGCTCTCGGCAACGCCTCCCAGCATCCGTCGTGCAGCGCCCCGCCTGGGCGAGCACAACGTGGAGGTCCTGTTGGAGAACGGCTTTGACCAGGAAACCATCGAACGCCTGCAGCAGCTGGGAGTCCTCCGGTGA
- a CDS encoding FAD-dependent oxidoreductase: MNALNSLELSTTTADLTAPVISRSNVLVVGGGPAGVAAAVTAARSGAKVTLLERYSSLGGLASGGMVLVLDDMINGQEITVTGIVSEYVERLQKLGLAIVPPADDRKTSEELWNKWGRYGTFDFHSHTNPKPICYAAAFDPDGWKRVSNDLVREAGVDLRLHSWFSRPIVDNGVIKGVICETKLGPQAFMADVVIDTTGDIDVASRAGASYAKDNYLTTLVFRLGNVDTNAAEAFEQANPKEARAINRKIKRLLGGAWELWWLKTPIDGVVWCNAPHMTGFDGVDPADMTAAEFAARDRISEAVDYVRANLPGFENCYMLDVASQMGVRQTRLLQGEYVMTKDDVTQRRHFADTVARGRDYYYPYRSLLPKEVDQLLVAGRHYSATPEAQKMSREIPPCMAMGQAVGVAAALAVENNLLVRDVSALDIQQGMRHHGADPGDVPSSNATVDATAAVPA; this comes from the coding sequence ATGAACGCTCTGAACTCACTGGAACTCAGCACCACGACGGCGGACCTCACCGCCCCGGTCATCTCACGCTCCAATGTCCTGGTAGTTGGTGGTGGCCCCGCCGGCGTGGCCGCTGCCGTCACCGCAGCCCGTTCGGGCGCCAAAGTCACGCTGCTGGAACGCTACTCATCCTTGGGCGGCCTCGCCTCCGGCGGTATGGTCCTGGTTCTCGATGACATGATCAACGGCCAGGAAATCACTGTCACGGGCATCGTCTCCGAGTACGTCGAACGCCTCCAGAAGCTCGGCTTGGCAATCGTCCCGCCGGCAGATGACCGTAAGACCTCCGAGGAACTGTGGAACAAGTGGGGCCGCTACGGCACCTTCGACTTCCACTCCCACACCAACCCCAAGCCCATCTGCTACGCCGCCGCCTTCGATCCCGATGGCTGGAAGCGCGTCTCCAACGACCTCGTCCGCGAGGCAGGCGTGGACCTCCGCCTGCACTCCTGGTTCTCCCGCCCCATCGTGGACAACGGCGTGATCAAGGGCGTCATCTGCGAAACCAAGCTTGGCCCACAGGCCTTTATGGCCGACGTCGTCATCGACACCACCGGTGACATCGACGTCGCCTCCCGTGCCGGCGCCAGCTACGCCAAGGACAACTACCTCACCACGCTGGTCTTCCGCCTGGGCAATGTGGACACCAACGCCGCAGAGGCCTTCGAGCAGGCCAACCCCAAGGAAGCCCGCGCCATCAACCGCAAGATCAAGCGCCTCCTTGGCGGCGCCTGGGAACTGTGGTGGCTCAAGACCCCCATCGACGGCGTGGTGTGGTGCAACGCCCCCCACATGACCGGTTTCGACGGCGTCGATCCCGCCGACATGACTGCCGCCGAATTCGCCGCCCGGGACCGCATCTCCGAAGCGGTGGACTACGTCCGCGCCAACCTCCCCGGCTTCGAAAACTGCTACATGCTGGACGTCGCCTCCCAGATGGGCGTCCGCCAGACCCGCCTCCTGCAGGGCGAGTACGTCATGACCAAGGACGACGTCACCCAGCGCCGGCACTTCGCTGACACCGTGGCCCGCGGCCGCGACTACTACTACCCCTACCGCTCGCTCCTGCCCAAGGAAGTGGACCAACTCCTGGTGGCCGGCCGCCACTACTCCGCAACGCCGGAGGCGCAGAAGATGTCCCGCGAGATCCCGCCCTGCATGGCCATGGGCCAGGCCGTCGGCGTCGCGGCAGCCCTCGCCGTGGAGAACAACCTCCTGGTCCGCGACGTCTCCGCGCTGGACATCCAGCAGGGCATGCGCCACCACGGTGCAGACCCGGGCGACGTCCCGTCGTCGAACGCTACTGTCGACGCAACCGCGGCGGTGCCGGCATGA
- a CDS encoding MFS transporter, with product MLDTTTTDNVVPSPSTTHSSPRKNAKFTPEVRKGLLGLGLGNALEWYDWMVFGLLSAFIGPNFFPNTDPLSATLNALAVFAVGFAFRPLGGILLGTLADRIGRRRVMLLSIMLMAGTTLIIAVTPSYATIGPAAGIILLVCRVLQGISTGIEAPLSTSHAVELAPEGREGYVAGIMSFYVNIGILLASLISFLCSLVLGGAAMADWGWRVPFIIGALFGFVVLYLRRSLPETLKAEEMATNTPRAVWSGVRKHWLSVLAIIFVVGAAQAYNYAWNVGLPSAARSGFKEDPTAVFALTTILGVILVVGSWVIGKLADGKAMSKWFLVTRILAIPSVFLMLMYVQPGIGGFAAVLLGGSIVLVLNMTLYNVVSSSLMPKNIRGTGVALGYGIGVALFGGTASYLLVWFQSLNLTWVFPVYVAVLSILSIVFYLAARRSNGIFVGK from the coding sequence ATGCTCGACACCACAACGACGGACAACGTAGTCCCATCACCAAGCACCACCCATTCATCTCCCCGGAAGAACGCAAAATTCACCCCGGAAGTCCGCAAAGGCCTGCTGGGCCTGGGACTCGGAAACGCCCTGGAATGGTACGACTGGATGGTCTTCGGACTCCTGTCCGCCTTCATCGGCCCCAACTTCTTCCCCAACACCGATCCACTCTCCGCAACGCTGAACGCCTTGGCCGTGTTCGCCGTCGGATTCGCGTTCCGTCCCCTGGGCGGCATCCTGCTGGGAACCCTGGCCGACCGTATCGGCCGCCGCCGCGTCATGCTGCTCTCCATCATGTTGATGGCCGGAACAACGCTGATCATCGCCGTCACTCCGAGCTATGCGACCATCGGCCCCGCTGCGGGAATCATCCTGCTGGTTTGCCGCGTCCTGCAAGGCATTTCCACCGGCATTGAGGCTCCGCTGTCCACCTCGCACGCCGTTGAACTCGCCCCAGAGGGTCGGGAAGGCTACGTGGCCGGCATCATGTCCTTCTACGTCAACATCGGCATCCTGCTCGCCTCGCTCATCAGCTTCCTCTGCAGCCTGGTCCTGGGCGGAGCCGCTATGGCCGACTGGGGCTGGCGCGTACCGTTCATCATCGGCGCCCTCTTCGGATTCGTGGTTCTCTACCTCCGCCGTTCCCTGCCGGAAACGCTCAAGGCCGAGGAAATGGCCACCAACACCCCCCGCGCAGTGTGGTCCGGAGTCCGTAAGCACTGGCTGTCCGTCCTGGCCATCATCTTCGTGGTGGGCGCAGCACAGGCCTACAATTACGCCTGGAACGTCGGGCTCCCCAGCGCAGCACGCAGCGGATTCAAGGAAGATCCCACCGCCGTCTTCGCCCTCACCACCATCCTGGGCGTCATCCTGGTGGTCGGCAGCTGGGTCATCGGCAAGCTGGCCGACGGCAAGGCAATGTCCAAGTGGTTCCTCGTCACCCGAATCCTTGCCATCCCGTCCGTATTCCTCATGCTGATGTACGTCCAGCCAGGCATCGGCGGCTTCGCGGCCGTACTTCTTGGCGGCTCCATTGTCCTGGTCCTGAACATGACCCTCTACAACGTGGTCAGCTCGTCCCTGATGCCCAAGAACATCCGCGGCACGGGCGTGGCCCTGGGCTACGGAATCGGCGTGGCCCTCTTTGGCGGCACTGCTTCCTATCTTCTGGTCTGGTTCCAATCGCTGAACCTCACCTGGGTTTTCCCGGTCTACGTGGCCGTCCTCTCCATCCTCAGCATCGTCTTCTACCTCGCCGCACGCCGCAGCAACGGCATCTTCGTCGGAAAGTAA
- a CDS encoding helix-turn-helix domain-containing protein, with amino-acid sequence MTTETPAPPATSELLATVGNKVRTMRKAKGMTLAQLSDITGLSQAIVSQIERGMANPSFTTLAQLAHGLDIPVGRFFIGQEESKSPVVRRSDRRNLKNVTRESVGEAVHELLTPNRDGSIEAQWISTPPGHDTSDTPFTHSGEEFCYIISGRKDVYLNGVCYSLEEGDSITYSSEIPHWYKNSYEEVCVAIWVNAPHAW; translated from the coding sequence ATGACTACCGAGACTCCTGCTCCACCGGCCACCAGCGAACTGCTGGCGACCGTCGGAAACAAGGTGCGCACCATGCGCAAGGCAAAGGGAATGACCTTGGCCCAACTCTCGGACATCACCGGCCTTAGCCAGGCGATCGTCAGCCAAATCGAACGCGGCATGGCCAACCCTTCCTTCACCACACTCGCTCAATTGGCCCACGGCCTGGACATCCCGGTGGGAAGATTCTTCATCGGCCAGGAAGAATCCAAGTCTCCCGTGGTCCGCAGGTCCGATCGACGCAACCTTAAGAACGTCACCCGCGAATCCGTGGGTGAAGCAGTGCACGAGCTGCTCACCCCGAACCGCGACGGCAGCATCGAAGCGCAGTGGATCAGCACGCCCCCAGGGCACGACACCAGCGACACCCCCTTTACCCACAGCGGTGAAGAGTTCTGCTACATCATCTCCGGCCGTAAGGACGTCTATCTCAACGGCGTCTGCTACAGCCTTGAAGAGGGCGACTCCATCACCTACTCCTCAGAGATTCCCCACTGGTACAAGAACAGCTACGAAGAGGTATGCGTAGCCATCTGGGTCAACGCACCACACGCGTGGTAA
- a CDS encoding Hpt domain-containing protein yields MSEYDECTDALVDRTVLTELQAELGGDQAIIGAFVRNYVALLPWRVSRLHRALENLDMEDAMDAVLSLKTSSHMVGAICMNRLATELEISIRLLPNADHLYELAPQVSEIDLYVRGTISELETPLL; encoded by the coding sequence GTGTCTGAGTATGACGAGTGCACAGACGCCCTGGTGGATCGCACCGTCCTGACCGAACTCCAGGCTGAGCTTGGCGGAGACCAAGCCATCATCGGCGCCTTCGTCCGTAACTACGTAGCCCTCCTGCCGTGGCGGGTTTCGCGGCTTCATCGTGCCTTGGAAAACCTGGACATGGAAGACGCCATGGACGCTGTCCTGAGCTTGAAGACCTCCAGCCACATGGTGGGTGCCATCTGCATGAACCGGCTGGCGACAGAGCTCGAGATCAGCATCCGGCTCCTGCCCAACGCGGACCACCTCTACGAACTCGCTCCGCAGGTCAGCGAAATCGACCTTTACGTGCGCGGGACCATCAGTGAGCTTGAAACACCACTCCTGTAA
- a CDS encoding cytochrome P450 yields MSAAATTEVGLPESGACPYRVLRNPDTVREVLHRPQDFSPANALLAVTPLSGRALRVLQKARFALPPVLASNDTGTHAGIRKVVAGFFTPAKVAAMEPRIRALAREAAARAAQLMASGGSVDLVQAVAADPPAIVMLEMLGLPVRDVPALKAWSLDSLELFWGWPDEDRQLELAHSAADFYSWLRELVLESVASPEPSLFNALARHGLSTPGICSLGYFLLIAGQETTTQLISTTLFRLAEGSRGISWCEAASAPKARDLVRHVLATESSVPTWRRVASQDTELDGQRIPAGEEILLELTGNHGFPWADTAGADTAGADRPGPTPYGLAFGSGIHRCLGAKLAELEAAVVVHETAAALKGVRLRDSNPDWLRLLSFQAPRTVTLEFLYS; encoded by the coding sequence ATGAGCGCGGCAGCAACCACCGAAGTGGGTCTTCCCGAGTCCGGCGCCTGCCCTTACCGGGTGCTCCGGAATCCGGATACTGTCCGCGAAGTGCTGCACAGGCCGCAGGACTTCAGCCCGGCCAACGCGCTGCTGGCCGTGACGCCGTTGAGCGGACGGGCGCTGCGGGTGCTGCAGAAGGCCCGGTTTGCGCTTCCGCCGGTCCTGGCCAGCAACGACACCGGGACACACGCAGGCATCCGCAAGGTAGTGGCGGGTTTCTTCACGCCAGCCAAAGTGGCAGCGATGGAACCCCGCATTCGTGCCTTGGCGCGCGAAGCAGCTGCCCGTGCCGCGCAACTGATGGCCTCCGGAGGGAGCGTGGACCTGGTGCAGGCCGTGGCCGCCGATCCCCCGGCCATCGTGATGCTGGAGATGCTGGGGTTGCCGGTCCGCGACGTGCCGGCGTTGAAAGCGTGGAGCCTGGACTCGTTGGAACTGTTCTGGGGCTGGCCGGATGAGGACCGGCAACTCGAGCTGGCCCACAGCGCCGCAGACTTCTACTCCTGGCTCAGGGAACTGGTGTTGGAATCGGTGGCATCGCCGGAACCCAGCCTCTTCAATGCGCTGGCCCGCCACGGTCTCAGCACTCCCGGGATCTGCTCCCTGGGCTACTTCCTGCTGATCGCTGGACAGGAGACCACCACGCAACTGATCAGCACCACGTTGTTCCGCCTGGCCGAAGGGTCCCGTGGCATCTCCTGGTGCGAAGCCGCTTCCGCCCCCAAGGCCCGCGACCTGGTCCGCCACGTCCTTGCAACGGAGTCTTCCGTGCCCACGTGGCGACGGGTGGCCAGCCAGGACACGGAGCTGGACGGTCAGCGTATCCCGGCGGGTGAGGAGATTCTCTTGGAGCTGACGGGCAATCATGGATTCCCTTGGGCAGATACTGCCGGCGCCGATACTGCCGGCGCCGATCGTCCGGGCCCCACGCCCTACGGCCTCGCCTTCGGCTCCGGGATCCACCGGTGCCTGGGTGCCAAGCTCGCCGAGCTGGAGGCCGCCGTCGTCGTTCATGAAACGGCAGCTGCCCTCAAGGGTGTCCGGCTTCGGGACTCAAACCCGGATTGGCTCCGGTTGTTGTCCTTCCAAGCGCCCAGGACAGTAACCCTGGAGTTTTTGTACAGCTAA